tgtatatattattatatatatatattttttgcTTTATTCGTACcctatattttattatgtatttatttatgtacataaattaataaaaataaaatattacttattttttatttttttattaagcgcatatcaaaaaaaaaaaaaaaaaaaaatataataaatatatatatatatatatatatatatatatatataatataatataaactttgtattattatatatattataaatatattatatatatatatatatatatatattatattatttatatatatatattttttttaatgagccatattatatatatataatatatttatatagaGCATGCAAcgtaatattattaattcggcaatattactatataattatatatattatatatatatatatatatatatatatttttttttttatttatattaaaataaaaataaaatgaatacaataaattaaaataatgactcttctttttaatttcttatctcttcattcttattattttatttatttatttatttttttttttttttttttttttttttttttttttatttaagaaaaaaatcattttttttattatttttgataACAATAACTTTTAgtagtaaaaaaaaaaaaaaaaaatattaaaaaaaaaattataatcaatcatataaaaatataNNNNNNNNNNNNNNNNNNNNNNNNNNNNNNNNNNNNNNNNNNNNNNNNNNNNNNNNNNNNNNNNNNNNNNNNNNNNNNNNNNNNNNNNNNNNNNNNNNNNNNNNNNNNNNNNNNNNNNNNNNNNNNNNNNNNNNNNNNNNNNNNNNNNNNNNNNNNNNNNNNNNNNNNNNNNNNNNNNNNNNNNNNNNNNNNNNNNNNNNNNNNNNNNNNNNNNNNNNNNNNNNNNNNNNNNNNNNNNNNNNNNNNNNNNNNNNNNNNNNNNNNNNNNNNNNNNNNNNNNNNNNNNNNNNNNNNNNNNNNNNNNNNNNNNNNNNNNNNNNNNNNNNNNNNNNNNNNNNNNNNNNNNNNNNNNNNNNNNNNNNNNNNNNNNNNNNNNNNNNNNNNNNNNNNNNNNNNNttttttttaattttactaaataaggaaaaaaaataaataaataaataaaagaaagaaagaaaaaaaattacaagtctataaaattataaaaactAAAATATTGCTATAATCAAATGTTacaatgaaaaaaaattaaaatgaataaaatatataaatgtatatacatataatatatatatatatatatatatattgatttatatatattgatttatttatatatatatatatatatattgagTTTCATTTCTATATGCTAATGTAAGATATCATGTGGCGTATACTATGTCAGGAGCCGAATCGAGGACGGCAAACGTAGTAACTTGATCTTTGTACTCTTCAAAATTTAATAACATATCATTGTTTATGtcaaatgaataatataaatattttatatttaaaaacaaTCCTTCTGgaatatttaattcttcCTTCATAAACTTAAAAACATCcatcttattattattattattattattattgtcattattgtcattattattattattgtttttgtttttgtttttgtttttattttgtttttttttaatatattttttaaatttattaaacaTGCTTTTATCTTCATTAATGTAATACAATAATTCTGAAGGATCGATATATCCATCTATGTTATAATCAATTTGTATAAAATTAGATAAGTGGTCTATTTCTATTAATAGGGTTAATTGGAAATTAGGAAATTCTCCTATTTGTAATTTATCATCTTCATTTAGATcccatttttttttattatttatataaaaaagatttgtataatattgtattaaattatgctgtcttaaatatttatgtttcTCTTCTTCTATGATAGTTTCTAAAAATTCGGTTACATAAATTTCTAAATATTCAAGTACGATTCTTTTATCAACCACATGGTCTTCttcaaatattatatgtactAATTTGATGTAATTAAAATCATAAGAATTTAATGACAAAAATTCtgtataatttaatttcttATCTTTATCTATATCAAACATATCAAAAAgatatgttaatatattcttatttatttcattcattcttgataaaatatttacattcGTTTCAAATTCTATATAGTCAATGTATgtattcttatttatatctaattttttaaataccATCAAAGCCTTTTTTAATACTTGTTCATCCACAGAAGGATTATTTGTATCAACACTATAATTGAATGATTCATGGTAATATTTATCTTTCTCTTTATAGTTCTCACCActactattaatattaatattaatattattgctattattatttgttcCTATGGAATATCCCATCCTGTtagtataatatttttgtgcagctttttttttctttttttttttcttcttcttgTTCAAATTTCCTTTcactttattatttttatttgttttgttATATTTGCTTTTCCTTGGTCTATTCATCAAAGTAGACTTCTGCTCATTCATTTCATTCGGACGACCTTTCATTTTATGAGAATTCTTCTCTATCtcaaaatgttttttttccatataaGATGGATCGCTCATATCATTATACTCTCCTTCTCcgttttttattatttttctttttaaacTTTTCCAGTCGTTCATACCCAAATCGTAAGGAACAAAATCACATGTGAGGTACTTCTCCAAGTTCTCAAAGTTTTTATGTATGAAAGAACATAACTTATTATTTCGAATGTGTATACTTGTCATATAAGActtctttaaaaaattctcgcacataaataaaacCATCAAAAAAGACGCAAACAGAAAAAATCGCGTGATGAAAACGTCGTAGCGGGTCAGTGGAAAATTTAAAAGTTTCATAGTAAATAACAAAAGGAAAAATTAATGAAGCAAAAATGGAGAgattaaatataaagttAACACATAAAAGATATGCACGtataaaacatatacaatatgttatacatatatatatatatatatatatatatatatatatctttatatttatatatttatttatatttatatatttatttatttatgtcTTTCTGGTCATGTATAAAATTGCATGGAGGGGGATAAAATAATTGACTTGTTAATAACTCTCACTTATGTACAACTCATATCATTTttcaaaagaaaataatcatggaataataaaatttgaaattatattcttataaaataaaaataaatgatataataataataataataagacatatatatatatatatatatataatatttatttattgaaGTTGAactttttaattaataatgtACCTTCAAACTACACACAAATGAAGGAACACATATGTGTTTGTCTATATGAATGGGAATAATCCATTTATAAGACCTGatggaaaatataatacatacatatatataatatatatatataatataatataatataacataatataataattattgtAGGGTGAAACGAATTACtatgaacatataaaatattgttgcttaaatattataagcataaaaaaaaaaaaaaaaaaaaaaaaaaaaaaaaaaaaaaaaatattatgacttgttcataatataagaataattcaaaaaaaataaaaaataatataattatatatagaagataaatatttcaaaaaaaacaacaacaaaaaaaaaaaggataatatatatatatatatatatatattttttttatgtgttCAACATTTGTATTCAAAAGTTCTGTTATTATTCTtcctcttttttttttaaagagACAACATAAGcagaaatataaaaaaatatattaatttttttttctttctttatataggcattaatttatttattttttttcgaCATATTTCAATCACTTCAAACATTGATTTGTTTCTTGAATTgaatttcattttcttctcTTTAATCAtcatgaaaaaaaaaaaaaaaaaaattaataataaaaaatataaaatataaaataaataatgaaaaatataaattataaaatataaaataaatgtcTGTTGTTATgttctttaattttttaacatttcaatatatacatatatatatatatatatatatatatagagCTCCCCATgttaaacataaaaaataatatattcaacatacatatgtataatgtaatatattaaaatggTGTCAGTTGTTCATTCtctttaaatattattattccatataaataaataaaaaaaaaaaaaaaaaaaatatatatatacatatataaatatatacacatataaatatatatatatatatatatatatatatatatacatatatataataaatatgtatatcaaaaaaataatgatattatattatataatataatataatatactGTACAATATcaattatttacataaacatgtttcatattatggaagaaacatataaaaataatgacGAGCTGTAGATTCCTTAAATTGTTGAGCATATGGGATAAATGCAAAAGTAAGTTCTTAAAATCAAACTTTTCAACTTTAAACAAGTTTGAATATAGTTCTCCTACGGctcttttaaattataataattctaCACCTTTAAGTACAAATAAgcaagaaaaaaataaaattcatAACAATGTAAATCAtctaaataataaacaaacctcctgtaataataatgaaacGTTCTCTTGTAATAATGAGGaattttttgaaattattaaaaaaaatattaagaaaaataaaaataaataccatatattgaatatatattgtaaagAATTAATGTATAGAATTAACGATTCAAATATTAGTGCTAATATCATTACAAAAACATTTTCgttattatcatataccgattataaaaatgatcaTAGAATAAGTGAAATTTTAAATCGTTGTATTTTACGATTAAACGAGTTTGATCTAATTCATTTATGTTCTTTGGTCATATCTTTAAGTAAAATGAATTTTAGGAGTGTGTATTTTCTGGAACAAGTACAAAAGAAATTTATGAGAGAGcaagaaaattattttgaaaaacACTCTCcacattatatatgtttgttTATAAATAGTTGGGTAAAATTAAATTGTAgcagaaaaaaaaattatataacaaatcATGCAAACcatcatcataataatagtataGATCATATTACGGATAATATTAAGAAGCATGATTACCAAGGCGatcatattaataataaacatattaataataaacatattaataataaatattgtaataataaacattgtaataataaacattgtaataataaccATTGTAATAATTACCATTGTAATTACCTATCCCATATTGATCATAGGGAGAGTAGCGAAAATGttcaaattataaatttccTGTTATCCAAGATAATCCACAGAAAAGTAGAAGAATACAGCTTAATAGGAATAAgcttattattatataatatatctatccttaaattatacaagtactattctttattttctttatttgaaaatcatataattaaGACAAAAAGTCATTTGAACATTATACAAATagttaatatattaacagcttataataatgtatgTTTATTAAAAGGGAACTTTTTAATAGAATTGTTAGAATGTATAAATGTACAAATGGAGTCTtgttattttcatcatttgGTAAGGTTGATGAATATATCCTTCTGTTTTATGGGGAACCATAATAAGGATAAAATCgacatttataataaaaatatgttccatattcataaaaatatctCCGTTGATGAATTCACACAGATTTCTCATTTTATTACCAATTTATTTAATCAACTTGTTAAAAACACAAAAAATTACTGTAAAAAGAAAGATgtcatattattatgtggGACCTTATcgaaatataaaaaatgcATAGATAAGAATTTTACAAACACCTCTTCTCCACTTTCAtctataaatatgaattgCCTGTTTTACGCAATTCGtaataatgtaaaaaattttataagtCTGTACAATCATGTTGAATTatctattttattatattgttattcTCTTTATGAAATCAAGGatctatttttatttcataaaataaaattaagaagtttaaaaatattcatcaCTTTTAATCAAATAacattttcatatttatttaaggcttttcaaaatatgaaaataaatgatCTTATATTTGAAAACGCTTGcttaaataaaattttacaAATCAATAAATTTACCTGTCCCAAAAGTTTACTCTTTACATTATCTGCATTCTCATctttacataaaaaaaaaaaaaaaaatccCATAATTGAAGATATATGGCAAGTTATATTTAGAAACTTTCaagatatttttattaacaaCTTTTATGAATTAACAAACATAAAGAAAGAtggaaatattatacaaaatagaaatattgCCATACCatcttatttattatatatagacGAAGATAATATGGCTAGCTACTCAATGGTTATGTGTCCAAAAAATGAAACATTTTGTTCTTTCCaaaacaaagaaaaaacagaaataaaaacaaaaataaaaacagaaataaaaacaaaaataaaaacagaaataaaaacaaaaataaaaacagaaataaaaacaaaaacaacaaacaaaaaaagCAATTTGATTAAGGGAGATACACTATGTATGCTAgtacattttttttcaaaagCCAAAGAATTTCATTTGATTTATGAActaataattatattaattaatgaatatgaaaattataaaaatattctatCAACACACAATTGTATAAGTTTATTAAATTCTATGGGTACTCTCTGTGCTcatatgaaaaatgaaaaaagtaatattttctggagaaattattatctttttataaatcaATTAACAAAGAAAATATTGGTAAGTGTAGATTTGTAtgaaacaaaatattatcttATAAATTTCTTAAGTGCTTGTGGTAAAATTTTTCAGTCTTACatttctattatatataaaataaatgaagaacaaaaaaatgtttgtttttatttgaaaaatattttagatattttaattacacctttaaataaatatataaatgagTTCACTTTAGGTGATATAGGAATTCTGTTCgaaacatataataaagaaaattatttacaaGAATTCATTTATACGACACCAAAGGAAAAGGATGAccatataaaattttcttttgtaaataaaataataaatagattaattgatttattaaatcatattaatgaaaaggattataaaaatgtcataattattatgaacaaTATAATCAAAATTAACAATTTCgataaaacaatatataatttaataattaaaaattatattcttcAAAGCTTTTATTATGAATCTATACCTATGTTATCACAaagtattttttatatatgtataaatgttttatttagggatattattattaacacACAACAAAtctatttattaaaatatttattcaaaaaattatttcaacaatttataaatcaagagatatttcttttttctaCACAAAATGAATGTTTCCTTATATcagataaatatattaataataatgagtataataatatgatgaGTGACactatatttattaaatctttaatatatttatgtcaatctatttttatcatattatttcatatgtctaacataaaagaaataagttatgaatataaaatcaAAAGTAAAGTTATTAAAGaggaaaataatgaattgTTAAATTCTATAACTTTTTTACGACTTTATTTAacaatttttatgtttacTGAAAAATGCATAATACAAGAGGCAtatcattttaaaaaaattaaaaattttacaAGTTTTGAAAATTCGAGTATCACAcatgaaatatataatattgttaaaCATATACCTGTCAAAAGTTACTACACATCtttacttttttataaactgcttttaattaaaacttaaaacaaaatatgGTTCATAAGCAAAAgtttattttgttatatttaagtgtaaatatatatatatatatatatatattatatatatatattttttttttttttttttttttttttttgtatgaacaaaatatttttaaccATTCCTTGAGCTCATTACGCAAAAgggaaaaatataaatattatataaataaataaatatatatatatatatatatatatatatatatatatatataaatatatttttgtgtAAGGTGCNNNNNNNNNNNNNNNNNNNNNNNNNNNNNNNNNNNNNNNNNNNNNNNNNNNNNNNNNNNNNNNNNNNNNNNNNNNNNNNNNNNNNNNNNNNNNNNNNNNNNNNNNNNNNNNNNNNNNNNNNNNNNNNNNNNNNNNNNNNNNNNNNNNNNNNNNNNNNNNNNNNNNNNNNNNNNNNNNNNNNNNNNNNNNNNNNNNNNNNNNNNNNNNNNNNNNNNNNNNNNNNNNNNNNNNNNNNNNNNNNNNNNNNNNNNNNNNNNNCATTACGCAAAAgggaaaaatataaatattatataaataaataaatatatatatatatatatatatatatatatatatatatataaatatatttttgtgtAAGGTgctatatataatgattttaataattaaattttctatctgaatatttgtataaacatctaaaaaaaaaaaaattgcataataaaaaaataatatattacatatatatatattatatatgtgatagttttttttttttttatatatatttttatttttctatacCAAAAGATAATCATTTGCCCActatgttttatattttgttttatttattcttttgaattgttatatatatatatatatatatatatataatatttttatgttcatAACATGaatgaaaaggaaaaaacCCTTCTACATTTTGTTAagaatattaataatgttGGTAGAAGAaaagttataaaaaagaacttgttattattaggttatggaaatataaataaatactcatttaatcaaaatgataaaatatcCACACACCATTCTTTTTTAGATTTGgaaaaattatgtaaaaataaatatgtaaaatcAATTTTATACCAAAAAGCTAGCTCTGTTTTATTGACGAACCTGAACAAGTCATGTAACTTTTTGAATGAGAAATGGaatgaaaattttatgAATTGTGTTAAAAAATCGTTATTTTATAATCCGTTAAATATAATGactttatttaatttaatatattattataacataaaGATGGATGTAAAGAATAGCTTATtctattcatatttattacatattatacttatgaaaatatggaaaaaagGTTTTTATAGGACAAATATAGCTAGccaaaataataaaaaaaaaaaattatatacaaaaaaaaatgtgcataaaaaaaaaaatgtgcataaaaaaacaaatgtggataaaaaaaaaaatgtggataaaaaaacaaatgtggataaaaaaacaaatgtggataaaaaaaaaaatatggatacacaaaaaaatgtggatacacaaaaaaatgtgggtacacaaaaaaatgtgggtacaaaaaaacatttggatacatataataacatatgtataaataaaaataccctaagatatattcttttttcattatataataataagtGTAGAGGAAAATGTTTAAAAGattattacaaaataaatttaataaaaagcATAATAAATAGATGGGGAATTATTCCATTTATTAATGACAAATTGTTACTTATCTTAATGTTAGAGAAtttacaatttttatattcgaataattataaattgGTCTCTGTACAAAAggttatatattatacaaacctcacattaaatatattaagattaaataaaatatataattatataaaaggaaattatctttttctAACTACAAATATGTACCTTATAAAAGCACACTGCCTTCTTATGTTAAATTGTATTGATaaagttaaaaaaaataaaaataaaattgaaCATTCAAAGCAACAAAAGGAAtttcataataatcatatgaatgaatatttattataccAAGAAGATAcagataataaaaataattatatgtttaattatgatgatattTTAAGTGATCGTAATCATGAAAAGGATATATACAATATGGTTGAATTAAATCACAAAGAAATAGAACAAATGTTGCATGAACTGTTCaggaataatataaaattagaAAATGAAGAGATAACAACACAATTAACGAAAAATgtaaaagataaaaaatatatgaatggaaagaatatagaaaatatttttaatttaatggatataaataatattgagTATTATGAGAAAAgatttatatcttttttaataaatgaga
The genomic region above belongs to Plasmodium reichenowi strain SY57 chromosome 13, whole genome shotgun sequence and contains:
- a CDS encoding hypothetical protein (conserved Plasmodium protein, unknown function), with translation MTSCRFLKLLSIWDKCKSKFLKSNFSTLNKFEYSSPTALLNYNNSTPLSTNKQEKNKIHNNVNHLNNKQTSCNNNETFSCNNEEFFEIIKKNIKKNKNKYHILNIYCKELMYRINDSNISANIITKTFSLLSYTDYKNDHRISEILNRCILRLNEFDLIHLCSLVISLSKMNFRSVYFLEQVQKKFMREQENYFEKHSPHYICLFINSWVKLNCSRKKNYITNHANHHHNNSIDHITDNIKKHDYQGDHINNKHINNKHINNKYCNNKHCNNKHCNNNHCNNYHCNYLSHIDHRESSENVQIINFLLSKIIHRKVEEYSLIGISLLLYNISILKLYKYYSLFSLFENHIIKTKSHLNIIQIVNILTAYNNVCLLKGNFLIELLECINVQMESCYFHHLVRLMNISFCFMGNHNKDKIDIYNKNMFHIHKNISVDEFTQISHFITNLFNQLVKNTKNYCKKKDVILLCGTLSKYKKCIDKNFTNTSSPLSSINMNCLFYAIRNNVKNFISLYNHVELSILLYCYSLYEIKDLFLFHKIKLRSLKIFITFNQITFSYLFKAFQNMKINDLIFENACLNKILQINKFTCPKSLLFTLSAFSSLHKKKKKNPIIEDIWQVIFRNFQDIFINNFYELTNIKKDGNIIQNRNIAIPSYLLYIDEDNMASYSMVMCPKNETFCSFQNKEKTEIKTKIKTEIKTKIKTEIKTKIKTEIKTKTTNKKSNLIKGDTLCMLVHFFSKAKEFHLIYELIIILINEYENYKNILSTHNCISLLNSMGTLCAHMKNEKSNIFWRNYYLFINQLTKKILVSVDLYETKYYLINFLSACGKIFQSYISIIYKINEEQKNVCFYLKNILDILITPLNKYINEFTLGDIGILFETYNKENYLQEFIYTTPKEKDDHIKFSFVNKIINRLIDLLNHINEKDYKNVIIIMNNIIKINNFDKTIYNLIIKNYILQSFYYESIPMLSQSIFYICINVLFRDIIINTQQIYLLKYLFKKLFQQFINQEIFLFSTQNECFLISDKYINNNEYNNMMSDTIFIKSLIYLCQSIFIILFHMSNIKEISYEYKIKSKVIKEENNELLNSITFLRLYLTIFMFTEKCIIQEAYHFKKIKNFTSFENSSITHEIYNIVKHIPVKSYYTSLLFYKLLLIKT
- a CDS encoding apicoplast calcium binding protein 1, putative, with the translated sequence MKLLNFPLTRYDVFITRFFLFASFLMVLFMCENFLKKSYMTSIHIRNNKLCSFIHKNFENLEKYLTCDFVPYDLGMNDWKSLKRKIIKNGEGEYNDMSDPSYMEKKHFEIEKNSHKMKGRPNEMNEQKSTLMNRPRKSKYNKTNKNNKVKGNLNKKKKKKKKKKAAQKYYTNRMGYSIGTNNNSNNINININSSGENYKEKDKYYHESFNYSVDTNNPSVDEQVLKKALMVFKKLDINKNTYIDYIEFETNVNILSRMNEINKNILTYLFDMFDIDKDKKLNYTEFLSLNSYDFNYIKLVHIIFEEDHVVDKRIVLEYLEIYVTEFLETIIEEEKHKYLRQHNLIQYYTNLFYINNKKKWDLNEDDKLQIGEFPNFQLTLLIEIDHLSNFIQIDYNIDGYIDPSELLYYINEDKSMFNKFKKYIKKKQNKNKNKNKNNNNNNDNNDNNNNNNNNKMDVFKFMKEELNIPEGLFLNIKYLYYSFDINNDMLLNFEEYKDQVTTFAVLDSAPDIVYAT
- a CDS encoding hypothetical protein (conserved Plasmodium protein, unknown function), translating into MNEKEKTLLHFVKNINNVGRRKVIKKNLLLLGYGNINKYSFNQNDKISTHHSFLDLEKLCKNKYVKSILYQKASSVLLTNLNKSCNFLNEKWNENFMNCVKKSLFYNPLNIMTLFNLIYYYNIKMDVKNSLFYSYLLHIILMKIWKKGFYRTNIASQNNKKKKLYTKKNVHKKKNVHKKTNVDKKKNVDKKTNVDKKTNVDKKKNMDTQKNVDTQKNVGTQKNVGTKKHLDTYNNICINKNTLRYILFSLYNNKCRGKCLKDYYKINLIKSIINRWGIIPFINDKLLLILMLENLQFLYSNNYKLVSVQKVIYYTNLTLNILRLNKIYNYIKGNYLFLTTNMYLIKAHCLLMLNCIDKVKKNKNKIEHSKQQKEFHNNHMNEYLLYQEDTDNKNNYMFNYDDILSDRNHEKDIYNMVELNHKEIEQMLHELFRNNIKLENEEITTQLTKNVKDKKYMNGKNIENIFNLMDINNIEYYEKRFISFLINEKDINKEVCKMNDYFVHPYVNVKNTLSILNECIQFCLNNRKYKFLSQFFIWRARIFFHLAKFHKYVLSDCCKASLFNIYASAHLSDETIEREKKNYSNIIIKNNINNNNNNNNNDNICVSDSCSNHNYNHNLYNFYNHQDIYSCYNLMITSLKKMNKLHPFDLYIAYMVNKNTDKLKNMSIQKNNYSQHPKKETFINERKHQYAWSRSYEDQIVLNFIKQNKKKIPFII